The nucleotide sequence CTTTACTTTCCAGGTTAATCCCAAGTCTAACCAATCATAAGTTGGTCAGACTAATCCCTCAATTTCTAGCATGACCATCAATGATGATGAGACTGGGGGAATTGCTCCAATTTGAGGACTTTTCAATTAAAAATGGTGATTGATTTGTTGATTTAGAAACATATCTAATAAATCATGAAAACCAAGTCTTCTTGAAGAACAAAAAGGAGATGTCAAAATTTTGGTTCAAGGGAAGAAGGTGCCTGCAATTGGCTTGgaaggacaaaaaaaaaagaaagaatatgaTGACCGTCATGCATGCCTGAAGAAGCATGTTTTAAGGACAAAAGATAGATACATCAACTTATGCTTCTTCCTCTTGGAAGGTCATGaagccaaaaccataagaaaaaaaCAGTCATCCAAGATGCACATGATTTGCCATTATctcagacaaaaaaaaagaagttgaTGTGTCCACATTAGAATGCCAATTGACTGTACCTAAGAACCCTCAGCAGATCAAATTTACAGTTAACAATTCATTCTATCAGAAAATTTGACAAATAAGGCATATGGAATTGGAATTCTATCACTAATTTGATTGCCTTGGGTTAACTTATAAGCGAGGGATGACATCTAGCGTACCATGAACCATAAATGTAGTCCAAGTTTTAGTCTGTGTCCGGCAAACTTCATTTCAACTTGAACTGAGAGTCCTAAGGGTTCCAATACTTGGTTTGAGAAGAACCATCTTTTACTGGAACGCTCTATATTATCCTCGTATTTCTCCGTAATTTCCTCAATTTATCAACTTGTACATTCCTCATTGTCTACCCTTTCTAACTGTCGAGCTCTTACATAAACTCCATTTCTACTTACTTTACAGCTTAAGTCAATCCTAAATTTGTTCAGATTAAATCCTATCGTTCGAATCATCAACCCCCCAAATTTGCAGTCAAAATTACACCTTCTCCAACATCCTCGAATAACCTCcaaaatttcaatcaaaatcacaTCTTCTCCAACGTTCCGTGGCATTTACTCAAGAAATGGAAATAAAGAAGGGGGAAAAAAGGGGGTCAAAGGCTCACCAGAGAAAGAAATGAACACCTAATTTGATCGCGAGGGAGTGATCGAATATTCCAATGCACTCGAAGAAGGCGAACTTCCTCATCAACGCCTCCGGGCCGCTCCCCGTGAGCCAGCCCTCGAACACGCCGTGAGCGAGCAGGTACTCAATCCGCCGCATCGTGACCGCCCGCTGCTGCTCCATGGTCTGGTTGTAGTCCGGCGCGACGAAGGTCCTGTTGCCGCGGCGGCGGGGGCAGAAGAGCGAGCTCTCCTCCATTAGCCGGAACAGCCAGTCCCGCCCCTCGGTGTCGTGGCCATCGAGGACGCGACGCAGCGATGCAGTGTCGAAGGCCGGGGGCTGCTCGGAGAGCTCGGGAGGGGAGTAGTGGAGGCAGGCGGCGGGCTCGATCAAGGCGGAGGAGAGGCCGTCGGCGGGGGTGGAGCCACGGAGGAGGTGGCCGGCGAGAACGGCGGTGCGGCGCGCGGCGGAGGAGTGGGGATCCATCGGCTCGCCGATGAGGAATAAGGTTCAGGAACTCAACGTGCAGAAAAGGGACGAGAGAAGGCGGAGAAGACAAAGGGTTTATATAGTTTGCGACGACGGAGGCAGCGTGTAAGATAGATATGGAGCCAAGCATACGTTGAACGGGTCTGCTTGATGCATGAACCTGTAAGAAAACAGCTTCATTTTAGAGGGTTAATTAACCCATGTAGTAGTAGTTAACTACTACTTAATATTTCGATCTTtacatattaaataaatatattaatattattatattagtatAATTATAAGTATACAAGTTAAacatttagatctatttattttaatatcatcaatttttatcaaaaaaaaaattaatatttgagtTGACGATGATAGACGATATCGATGGTGACGAACAACGACGATATTGAAAGTCATCGAtaactgttgtggatgaggagagcgacaATAAGAGGTGAGGGTTATTTTGCATCTATATAGATGTTTACGAGTAACTATTTCATCGGTCGACAACTACATCGACGTCGATGTAGGTGTCCAGCGACGTCGTTCGACAATTGTATTAGTATCGGTGCCACCATTCGTTATCATCGAttgaaacgttaaaattatttttttatttttttattttctgatgaatggatctagatattttattttaataattataaagaTACCGATGTAACATTTTAA is from Musa acuminata AAA Group cultivar baxijiao chromosome BXJ1-6, Cavendish_Baxijiao_AAA, whole genome shotgun sequence and encodes:
- the LOC135675397 gene encoding putative acyl-coenzyme A oxidase 3.2, peroxisomal, translated to MDPHSSAARRTAVLAGHLLRGSTPADGLSSALIEPAACLHYSPPELSEQPPAFDTASLRRVLDGHDTEGRDWLFRLMEESSLFCPRRRGNRTFVAPDYNQTMEQQRAVTMRRIEYLLAHGVFEGWLTGSGPEALMRKFAFFECIGIFDHSLAIKLGVHFFLW